The following proteins are encoded in a genomic region of Mahella australiensis 50-1 BON:
- a CDS encoding DeoR/GlpR family DNA-binding transcription regulator, which translates to MFAAQRLEKIKEILLEKKQIDVVTLSSILDVSEVTVRRDLEKLEGQGFLTKTHGGAILKEPDANPPQQEEDPLKEEREQIGIIASHMVDDNEAILLGPGSLCLEIARNLKDKNNLTIVTIDLNIAIELADCTNINVIIPGGYLIGSNLSLYGDLTEKFLSDMFVNKAFIEVDGISEDRGYTINNAQQASVTKAMMRITKEVIIVADYTKFGKIAFNQIGLIHNAGKIITNDKVPIEFKKYFFDEEIPIFTTYQL; encoded by the coding sequence ATGTTTGCAGCACAAAGATTGGAAAAAATTAAAGAGATTCTCCTGGAGAAAAAACAAATAGATGTAGTAACCTTGAGTTCCATATTGGATGTATCCGAGGTAACAGTACGGCGCGACCTGGAAAAACTCGAAGGGCAAGGCTTTCTAACCAAAACCCACGGTGGGGCCATATTGAAGGAACCAGACGCCAATCCTCCTCAGCAAGAAGAAGATCCATTAAAAGAGGAGCGCGAGCAGATAGGTATAATAGCCTCTCATATGGTAGACGACAATGAAGCCATACTGTTGGGTCCCGGTTCATTGTGCCTGGAAATAGCCAGGAATTTAAAAGATAAAAATAACCTCACAATAGTAACCATAGATCTTAATATCGCTATAGAATTGGCCGATTGTACCAATATAAATGTAATAATACCCGGGGGGTATTTGATTGGATCCAATCTATCCTTATATGGCGATCTGACTGAGAAATTCTTAAGCGATATGTTTGTAAATAAGGCGTTTATCGAAGTGGATGGTATATCCGAAGATAGGGGTTATACCATTAACAATGCGCAGCAGGCCTCCGTCACAAAGGCTATGATGAGAATAACAAAAGAGGTCATCATAGTAGCAGATTATACCAAATTCGGCAAAATAGCCTTCAATCAAATAGGACTGATACATAATGCCGGTAAAATCATAACCAATGATAAAGTACCCATTGAATTTAAAAAATACTTTTTTGATGAAGAAATACCCATCTTCACTACCTATCAATTATGA
- a CDS encoding sugar ABC transporter ATP-binding protein yields MPVNEVLLDVRDIVKRFPGTVALSGVSLEIFKGEIHALVGENGAGKSTLMNIIGGVLQPDEGEIFWNGQKVHFADTRHAQEAGIGFVHQELSLCPDVSVAENIFMGRMPVKAGGMIDYDELYKRSSEILKMLNSNISPKKQLRKLNVGEQQIVEIAKALSLNCKLLILDEPTSSLTENEVEILFRLLRSLKSQDISVLYISHRLQEIFDLCDRVTVLRDGHYIMTRLVSEVTENDLIVSMVGRNIDAMYPDKSEERGQLILKISDLSHADDFKNVEFELYKGEILGFAGLIGAGRSEMARAICGIDPKDSGEVYVYDQKLNISEYGDAIRNGIGYMTEDRKEQGLFLNLEVKKNISAAKLSNIANGIFIDNDREKRLAERFVTSLNIKVSSIEQPVESLSGGNQQKVMLGKWLAIEPRILIMDEPTRGIDVGAKAEIHALMRQLAEQGVGIILISSDMPEIIGMSDRVIVMHEGCISGELSGSNITEENIMTLASGVCQTK; encoded by the coding sequence TTGCCTGTCAATGAAGTCCTATTGGATGTAAGGGATATAGTAAAGAGATTTCCCGGTACAGTGGCATTATCCGGTGTATCGCTGGAAATATTTAAAGGTGAAATACATGCGCTGGTGGGTGAAAATGGTGCCGGTAAATCAACGCTTATGAATATTATAGGTGGTGTATTGCAGCCCGATGAAGGCGAGATCTTCTGGAACGGACAGAAAGTGCACTTTGCTGACACTCGTCATGCCCAGGAAGCCGGTATAGGTTTTGTGCATCAGGAACTAAGCTTGTGCCCCGATGTCAGCGTGGCCGAGAATATATTCATGGGCAGGATGCCTGTTAAAGCTGGCGGAATGATAGACTATGATGAGCTTTATAAGAGATCATCGGAGATACTCAAGATGCTCAACAGCAATATTTCACCCAAAAAGCAACTTAGGAAATTAAATGTCGGCGAGCAGCAAATAGTGGAAATAGCCAAGGCATTATCGCTTAACTGCAAGCTGCTCATATTGGATGAGCCCACGTCATCGCTTACCGAAAATGAGGTTGAAATTCTTTTCCGATTACTGCGTTCTCTAAAAAGTCAGGATATAAGCGTGTTGTATATAAGCCATAGATTGCAGGAAATATTCGATTTGTGCGATAGGGTGACAGTACTACGGGACGGGCATTATATAATGACGCGTCTGGTGAGCGAAGTTACCGAAAATGACCTTATAGTATCTATGGTAGGCAGGAATATAGATGCTATGTATCCTGATAAATCTGAAGAGAGAGGACAGCTTATACTTAAAATAAGCGATCTATCTCATGCCGACGATTTTAAAAACGTAGAGTTTGAGTTATATAAAGGTGAAATATTAGGTTTTGCTGGCCTTATAGGTGCAGGCAGGAGTGAGATGGCGCGCGCTATATGCGGCATAGACCCAAAAGACAGCGGTGAAGTATATGTTTACGATCAAAAGCTGAACATATCCGAATATGGCGACGCCATCCGGAATGGCATAGGATATATGACTGAAGACCGTAAAGAACAGGGCCTTTTTCTTAATCTGGAGGTGAAAAAGAACATATCGGCTGCCAAGCTGTCCAATATCGCAAACGGCATCTTCATAGACAATGACCGAGAAAAACGTCTGGCCGAGCGATTTGTAACCTCGTTGAATATAAAAGTGTCATCCATAGAGCAACCGGTAGAAAGCTTAAGCGGTGGCAATCAGCAAAAGGTTATGCTGGGTAAATGGCTGGCTATAGAGCCGAGGATACTTATTATGGATGAGCCTACAAGAGGCATAGATGTTGGGGCAAAGGCAGAGATACACGCTTTGATGCGGCAACTCGCTGAGCAGGGTGTGGGTATAATACTCATATCGTCTGATATGCCGGAGATAATCGGTATGAGCGATAGGGTCATAGTTATGCATGAAGGGTGTATATCGGGAGAATTGAGCGGTTCGAATATAACTGAAGAAAACATAATGACATTGGCGTCAGGCGTCTGTCAGACAAAGTAA
- a CDS encoding substrate-binding domain-containing protein, whose amino-acid sequence MFRNKGKRILALVMAVALMTGLMLTGCSNADNASPTNSSNSSGTASSSSDSSSQSPFVGSKDEEYYMVTFSSGIEYWKGCFKGFEDAGKQLGVKTTYTGANQYDVNQEVTVLEQVIAKNPAGIAVTCINPDALAAPIKKAKDAGIPIVTFDADSPSSGRYSFLATGNKAAGAMAADYLGKELNGKGKVAICTLPGQLNHEERVAGFKETMASKYPDIEIVSTVNGKADQTIAATMMSGVLQANPDVNGIFASDATSGVGVATAVKEAGKVGQVKIVSFDTDKGTLDLIKDGTITASVAQGTWNMGYWSMMFLYTLHHDLVNPVDGWKNKNINPLPPSVDTGTNMVTKDNVDAFYTK is encoded by the coding sequence ATGTTTAGAAACAAAGGCAAAAGGATATTGGCATTGGTCATGGCGGTAGCGCTTATGACGGGATTGATGCTGACAGGGTGCAGCAATGCAGATAATGCTTCGCCAACGAATTCGTCAAATAGCAGCGGTACAGCATCATCTTCTTCAGATTCGTCGTCTCAGTCACCGTTTGTAGGGAGCAAAGACGAGGAATACTATATGGTCACATTTTCCTCAGGTATAGAATATTGGAAAGGCTGCTTCAAGGGATTTGAGGATGCCGGCAAACAGCTGGGAGTAAAGACTACATATACCGGTGCAAATCAATACGATGTGAACCAGGAAGTGACGGTATTAGAACAGGTCATAGCTAAAAATCCGGCCGGTATAGCGGTTACATGTATAAACCCGGATGCTCTGGCGGCACCTATAAAAAAGGCGAAGGATGCAGGCATACCCATCGTTACATTCGATGCCGACTCCCCGTCGTCAGGGAGGTATTCATTCCTGGCTACAGGTAACAAAGCAGCCGGTGCTATGGCGGCCGACTATCTTGGCAAAGAGCTGAATGGTAAAGGTAAAGTAGCTATATGCACGCTTCCAGGCCAATTGAACCATGAAGAACGTGTCGCAGGCTTTAAAGAAACTATGGCCAGCAAATATCCGGATATAGAGATAGTATCCACGGTGAACGGCAAAGCCGATCAAACCATAGCGGCTACTATGATGTCTGGTGTGTTGCAGGCAAACCCCGATGTAAACGGCATATTTGCGTCAGACGCCACCAGCGGCGTGGGTGTTGCTACAGCGGTAAAAGAGGCCGGCAAAGTAGGACAAGTAAAAATAGTAAGCTTTGATACCGATAAAGGCACGTTGGATCTTATAAAAGATGGCACTATAACGGCTTCGGTGGCACAGGGTACATGGAATATGGGTTATTGGTCCATGATGTTCCTCTATACCTTGCATCATGACCTGGTCAATCCTGTAGACGGTTGGAAAAATAAGAATATAAATCCTCTGCCGCCATCGGTGGACACCGGTACCAATATGGTTACCAAGGATAATGTTGATGCTTTCTATACAAAATAG
- a CDS encoding ABC transporter permease encodes MAQINSQTSLTSTAKSSFWQRMMAIREMGLLLIIILLMIVLSLASPHFLTASNITTTLIGLATDGIIAVGMTIALVSGGFDLSVGSVLALSGVATGALYIGGMNIWLATILGLVISVGCGMVNGYFIGKIGINPMITTLSMMNIARGAAYVLTEGSPLSLAQTPKAFTNLGGGTALGIPVIVLIFIVIAVIGDYMMRHSAFIRQVFYVGSNSKAASLSGINVSKVKFLVFIIVAVLSGIAGILTLSRFNVATPSAGLGTEMRVMSAAIIGGASLSGGEGTVFGAVLGVILLALVNDGLVLLAVSVYWQDLISGIILLAAVTLDYINHTRRRTA; translated from the coding sequence ATGGCACAAATAAATAGTCAAACGAGCCTAACAAGTACCGCTAAGTCATCATTTTGGCAGCGTATGATGGCTATACGCGAAATGGGCCTGCTGCTCATAATAATATTGCTGATGATCGTACTTTCACTGGCTAGTCCGCACTTTTTAACGGCCAGCAATATAACTACTACCCTCATAGGTCTGGCTACAGATGGTATTATAGCCGTCGGAATGACTATAGCACTGGTATCGGGAGGCTTTGATCTATCGGTAGGGTCGGTCCTGGCTTTAAGCGGCGTGGCTACAGGAGCACTTTATATAGGCGGTATGAACATATGGCTTGCTACTATATTGGGTCTTGTGATTTCTGTGGGTTGCGGCATGGTAAACGGCTATTTTATAGGCAAGATAGGCATAAATCCTATGATAACGACATTGAGCATGATGAATATAGCTCGAGGTGCAGCCTATGTTTTGACAGAGGGATCGCCCTTATCCCTGGCCCAAACGCCGAAAGCTTTTACAAATTTAGGTGGAGGTACAGCGCTGGGTATACCAGTCATAGTATTGATATTTATAGTAATAGCGGTCATAGGCGATTATATGATGAGGCACTCAGCATTTATACGGCAGGTATTTTATGTGGGCAGCAATTCCAAAGCCGCTTCTCTGTCAGGCATAAATGTGAGTAAAGTTAAATTCCTGGTATTTATAATTGTAGCTGTACTCTCGGGTATAGCCGGTATATTGACGTTGTCGCGCTTTAACGTAGCTACTCCGTCGGCAGGGCTCGGCACTGAAATGAGGGTTATGTCGGCGGCCATAATAGGTGGTGCCAGCTTGAGTGGCGGCGAGGGTACGGTCTTTGGCGCCGTATTGGGCGTTATACTTCTGGCACTGGTCAATGACGGTCTTGTGCTGCTGGCTGTATCGGTATATTGGCAAGATTTGATAAGCGGCATAATATTACTTGCGGCAGTTACTCTCGATTATATAAATCATACCAGACGTAGGACTGCATAA
- a CDS encoding sensor histidine kinase, with amino-acid sequence MKIKNKLLISYMLVVLLPVLLVGIILTNAIKEMALDAAVKEASDNVNRIYNKLNETFNTTIDISLQVQGDDNLEALLSASYTSVSDILDAYNHYKTFDSYLLLYSQLQDIKLYVYNLSILNSGYFIRITDDVYETSWYKNIYQKKGQISWQYVYDEQKDEYSLCVTGLLKNRYASSPLGVMLISLKNDYLNSIFENEPFDVMLIDDTGHVVAAKDRDLTGKTVKETGLYDIAAASDGIYKMMYGNDLFQVIVRDIMPSVNNENFKIVSLFPIKEIEAKTAPASRLGFSIIGLSLAVALALIFIFSNTMSARIMAISKDMHRIAGGDFDFSPTLKGKDEIGQLSRDLGVLTKSIKTLIHEVYESNMQKSQLMAKQKEIKLQMLASQINPHFLFNTLETIRMQAHCSGEKEIARVVKLLGKIIRRNLEVGNELVKLSSEIEVVNDYLDIERFRYGDKIDYNISCQEGIADYMILPLLIQPVVENAIVHGLERKQGKGNIDVDILKEGGLLKIIIQDDGMGMDDEELNKVITALDKIDDMPGYRIGLRNVHQRIRLFYGDGYGIKIYSKSGNGTRVEIILPGNEVIPC; translated from the coding sequence TTGAAGATAAAGAATAAACTTCTCATATCCTATATGCTGGTAGTACTTCTACCGGTGTTGCTGGTAGGCATAATATTGACTAACGCTATTAAAGAAATGGCTCTGGATGCGGCTGTCAAAGAAGCTTCAGATAATGTTAACAGAATATACAATAAGTTAAATGAGACATTTAATACAACTATAGATATATCTCTGCAGGTGCAAGGGGATGATAACCTAGAAGCCCTTTTGAGCGCAAGCTATACATCGGTGTCAGATATATTGGATGCCTATAACCACTATAAGACATTTGACAGCTATTTGCTTTTATACAGCCAGTTGCAGGATATCAAACTGTACGTTTACAACCTATCTATACTAAATAGCGGCTATTTTATAAGAATAACGGACGATGTATACGAAACCTCATGGTATAAAAATATTTATCAGAAAAAAGGCCAAATATCATGGCAGTATGTATATGACGAGCAAAAGGATGAATATTCCCTATGTGTGACAGGCCTTTTAAAAAACCGGTATGCCAGTAGTCCTTTAGGAGTGATGCTCATAAGCCTGAAAAACGATTACTTGAATTCTATTTTTGAGAATGAACCTTTCGATGTTATGCTTATAGATGATACAGGCCATGTAGTTGCCGCGAAGGATAGGGATTTGACAGGAAAAACTGTAAAAGAGACTGGTCTTTATGATATTGCCGCTGCATCGGACGGCATATACAAGATGATGTATGGCAATGACCTTTTTCAGGTTATAGTGAGGGATATAATGCCCAGCGTTAACAACGAAAATTTCAAAATTGTATCTTTATTTCCTATTAAGGAAATAGAGGCTAAAACTGCGCCGGCAAGCCGCCTGGGCTTTTCCATAATAGGCTTGAGCCTGGCTGTGGCTCTTGCACTCATATTTATTTTCTCCAACACCATGAGTGCAAGGATCATGGCAATAAGCAAAGATATGCATAGGATTGCGGGAGGCGATTTTGATTTTTCTCCTACGTTAAAAGGAAAAGACGAAATCGGACAACTTTCACGGGATCTGGGTGTGTTGACTAAGAGCATAAAAACACTTATACATGAAGTATATGAATCAAATATGCAGAAGAGCCAGCTTATGGCAAAACAAAAAGAAATAAAACTTCAAATGCTGGCCAGTCAGATAAATCCTCATTTTCTATTCAATACGCTTGAAACTATACGCATGCAGGCCCATTGCTCAGGAGAAAAGGAGATAGCTCGGGTAGTGAAGTTGCTCGGGAAAATAATAAGGAGAAATCTTGAGGTAGGAAATGAACTAGTAAAACTTAGTTCCGAGATAGAGGTAGTCAACGATTATCTTGACATAGAAAGATTCAGATATGGCGATAAAATTGACTATAATATAAGCTGCCAGGAAGGTATTGCAGATTATATGATATTGCCGTTGCTGATACAACCAGTAGTGGAAAATGCTATAGTACATGGCCTTGAACGAAAGCAGGGCAAGGGCAATATAGATGTTGATATTTTAAAAGAAGGCGGTTTATTGAAGATAATAATCCAAGACGATGGAATGGGCATGGACGATGAGGAGTTGAATAAGGTAATAACTGCACTTGATAAAATAGATGATATGCCAGGATACAGGATAGGCTTGAGAAATGTGCATCAACGTATAAGGTTGTTTTACGGT